GATCGTGGTGGGCACCGACGAGCTGCCGCGCACCCCCACCGGCAAGCTGACCCGCTCGCCGCTGGCCGATGCGGCGGCGCGCGCCTGGGCCGCAGGCGGCGCGGCGTGACTCGACGTTCGGGACCCCTGGCGGGCACGCGCGTGGTCGAGTTCGCCGGGCTCGGCCCGGCCCCGTTCGCGGCCATGCTGCTGGCCGACCTCGGCGCCGACGTGGTCACCGTCGACCGGGTCCCCACCGGCGGCGCCGGCGACGGCCTGGCCGCGATGACCACCGGGGCGCTGGGCCGCGGCCGGCGCTCGATCGCGGTGAACACGAAGGACCCGGCCGGCCGGGAGCTGGTGCTCGACCTCGTCGCCGGGGCCGACGCGCTGATCGAGGGCTTCCGCCCCGGGGTGATGGAGCGCCTCGGGCTGGGGCCGGAGCCGTGCCTGGCCCGTCGTCCCTCGCTGGTCTACGGCCGGATGACCGGCTGGGGCCAGGAGGGTCCACTGGCGATGTCCGCCGGCCACGACGTCAACTACATCGCCGTCGCCGGGGTGCTCGAGCACATCGGGCACGCCGACGGCCCGCCCGTCGTCCCGCTCAACGTCATCGGCGACTTCGGCGGCGGCGGGATGCTGCTGGCCCTCGGCGTGCTCGCCGCGATGCTCGAGGCACGCGGCTCCGGCCGGGGCCAGGTGGTGGACGCCGCCATGGTCGACGGCTCCGCCCTGCTCATGACGATGATGTACGAGCTCGCCGGGCGGGGGCAGTGGAACGGCGCCCGGCAGTCGAACATGAACGACGGCGGCGCCCACTTCTACGGCGTCTACGAGACCGCCGACGGCAAGCACGTGTCGATCGCGGCGATGGAGCCGAAGTTCTACGCCGTGCTGCTGGACCTGATCGGGCTCTCGGCCGCCGACCTGCCCGACCAGTGGGACACCGCCGCCTGGCCCGCTCTGCGGGAGCGGCTGGCCGCGGTGTTCCGCACCCGCACCCGGCAGGAGTGGACCGACCTGCTGGAGGGCACCGACGCCTGCTTCGCCCCGGTCCTGTCGATGTCGGAGGCGCCGTCCCACCCGCACGCCGTGGCCCGGGACGCCTTCGTCACCGTCGACGGCACGGTGCAGCCCGCTCCCGCGCCCCGGTTCAGCCGCACCCCGGCCGCCGTCGACCGCGGCACCGCCCGGGCCGGGGAGCACACCACCGAGGTGCTCACCGAGCTGGGCGTCTCCGCGGAGCGGATCGCCGCCCTGGTCGCCGGCGGGTCGGTCGGTCAGGCGGACTGAGCGGCCAGCTCGCGCAGCCGGAAGCGCTGCACCTTGCCGGTGGGCGTCGTCGGCCAGCTGTCCGGGAACCGGATCTCCCGGGGCACCTTGAACCCGGCGAGCCGGTCCCGGCAGTGCGCGAGCAGGTCCGCCGGCGTCGTGGTGCTGCCGGCGCGGCACTCCACGAACGCGACCGGCACCTCCCCGAGCCGGGCGTCCGGCCGGGCCACCACGTGGGCCTGCACCACGTCGGGATGGGCGGTGAGCACGTGCTCGACGTCGGCGGGGTGCACGTTGAAGCCACCGACGATGAGCATGTCCGAGAGCCGGCCGGTGATCGCCAGGTAGCCCCGCTCGTCGAACACCCCCAGGTCGCCGGTGCGGAACCAGCCCTCGTCGTCCAGCACCGCGGCGGTGGCGTCGGGGTCGCGGTGGTAGCCCGCCATGACGACGTAGCCCCGGACGACGATCTCGCCCTCGGTGCCCACCGGCACCGGCTCGCGAGTGGCCGGGTCGACCAGCACCACGTCGTACCCGCCCAGCGGGAGGCCCTTGCCGGCGAGCAGGCTCTCGACCGGGTCGTCGGGGCGGCCCAG
This sequence is a window from Geodermatophilaceae bacterium NBWT11. Protein-coding genes within it:
- a CDS encoding CoA transferase, which translates into the protein MTRRSGPLAGTRVVEFAGLGPAPFAAMLLADLGADVVTVDRVPTGGAGDGLAAMTTGALGRGRRSIAVNTKDPAGRELVLDLVAGADALIEGFRPGVMERLGLGPEPCLARRPSLVYGRMTGWGQEGPLAMSAGHDVNYIAVAGVLEHIGHADGPPVVPLNVIGDFGGGGMLLALGVLAAMLEARGSGRGQVVDAAMVDGSALLMTMMYELAGRGQWNGARQSNMNDGGAHFYGVYETADGKHVSIAAMEPKFYAVLLDLIGLSAADLPDQWDTAAWPALRERLAAVFRTRTRQEWTDLLEGTDACFAPVLSMSEAPSHPHAVARDAFVTVDGTVQPAPAPRFSRTPAAVDRGTARAGEHTTEVLTELGVSAERIAALVAGGSVGQAD